The Plutella xylostella chromosome 9, ilPluXylo3.1, whole genome shotgun sequence genome has a segment encoding these proteins:
- the LOC125488972 gene encoding uncharacterized protein LOC125488972 — protein MVLLCPSISALMKLLSICESYAEAHGLRYNAKKSELLVFKAGTKYYPDIPEVTLSGAPLKVVPRFKYLGHWVSESQSDDWDIERERRALAVRSNMLIRRFARCTKSVKITLFRAYCQSFYTCALWISFTQKAYNALRVQYNNAFRMLLGLPRYCSASGMFAEAHTDGFHAIMRKRVASLMRRVRASTNGLLTTIAERVDSPLLRSLMCAHVMPCKWAAK, from the coding sequence ATGGTATTGCTGTGCCCCTCGATCAGCGCTCTCATGAAACTGCTGAGCATTTGTGAGTCGTATGCGGAAGCTCATGGCCTCAGGTACAACGCGAAAAAGAGTGAGTTGCTTGTTTTCAAGGCTGGTACTAAATATTACCCTGATATACCTGAAGTCACTCTGAGCGGCGCTCCTCTTAAAGTCGTACCGCGATTTAAGTACCTGGGGCACTGGGTATCCGAGTCGCAATCAGATGATTGGGACATTGAGAGGGAGCGTAGGGCGTTGGCAGTCAGAAGTAACATGCTGATCCGTAGGTTTGCAAGATGTACAAAGAGTGTAAAAATCACATTATTTAGGGCCTATTGCCAATCCTTTTACACTTGCGCCCTGTGGATCAGCTTTACTCAAAAGGCTTACAACGCCCTACGCGTCCAATATAATAATGCGTTCAGGATGCTGTTGGGGCTGCCGCGGTACTGCAGCGCGTCAGGGATGTTCGCCGAGGCACACACTGATGGATTTCATGCCATCATGAGGAAGCGAGTAGCCTCCCTGATGCGGCGGGTGCGTGCCAGCACCAACGGCCTCCTGACCACTATAGCAGAGAGAGTAGACAGTCCGCTGCTACGATCTTTGATGTGTGCACATGTTATGCCGTGTAAATGGGCGGCtaaataa
- the LOC119693736 gene encoding delta(7)-sterol 5(6)-desaturase ERG3B, with protein sequence MTAKRKTENDSTETKSKYWDPLQEGVKWIEKYSESLENFFLRLPEFISTFIATLAIFTLGATLRGEWVVILVTALKQITGHTTSNKNVTTAEILQTFTTQNMKLSNFGFFFIMAHIVSYAIYFAIGGFLHWYFYINRRHKAQEWKIQPNKWLSPELERHEILVGIVSLFVTGSFSSFLACYIYNGNPSTVYFQFDEYGWLWFFLQFPCVFIYQDYTTYILHRMYHTPFLYKYFHKLHHKYKQPTAFSVTAIHPVEIMHVQLTACLPLFTVPVHWLPFYLVVMYNYYHGIIDHSGINFKSQWWQPWQPDAEFHDQHHEFFHCNFGFNMDLWDKLHGTARKKNLVYTEATFHGEAPRQGTAAANKLLTEERTKTD encoded by the exons ATGACTGCAAAACGGAAAACAGAAAATGATTCTACTGAAACAAAGTCAAAGTACTGGGATCCTTTGCAGGAAGGTGTCAAATGGATAGAGAAATATTCAGAATCCTTAGAAAACTTCTTCTTAAGGCTTCCTGAATTTATAAGCACGTTCATAGCTACGCTTGCAATATTCACTTTAGGTGCTACATTAAGAG GAGAATGGGTAGTAATTCTAGTCACAGCGTTAAAACAAATCACAGGACATACCacatcaaataaaaatgtcaCAACTGCAGAAATATTGCAGACGTTTACAACACAAAATATGAAGTTATCCAATTTTGGGTTCTTTTTCATCATGGCACATATCGTGTCCTATGCCATTTACTTTGCCATTGGAGGATTCTTACAC TGGTACTTCTACATAAACAGAAGACACAAGGCGCAAGAATGGAAGATCCAACCAAACAAATGGCTGTCCCCAGAATTGGAAAGACATGAGATCCTCGTCGGTATAGTCTCCCTCTTTGTGACGGGCTCTTTCTCCTCATTCCTGGCCTGCTACATCTACAATGGAAACCCTTCGACTGTCTACTTCCAGTTCGATGAATATGGTTGGCTGTGGTTCTTCCTTCAATTCCCTTGTGTTTTCATTTACCAG GActacacaacctacatcttGCACCGCATGTACCACACTCCGTTCCTGTACAAGTACTTCCACAAGCTACATCACAAGTACAAGCAGCCCACCGCCTTCTCCGTGACTGCCATCCACCCCGTCGAGATCATGCACGTGCAGCTGACCGCTTGTCTGCCTCTCTTCACTGTCCCTGTGCACTGGT TGCCGTTCTACCTGGTAGTAATGTACAACTACTATCACGGCATCATCGATCACTCCGGCATCAACTTCAAGTCGCAGTGGTGGCAGCCGTGGCAGCCCGACGCCGAGTTCCACGACCAGCACCACGAGTTCTTCCACTGCAACTTCGGGTTTAACATGGACCTTTGGGATAAG TTACATGGAACCGCTCGTAAGAAGAACCTGGTGTACACTGAAGCCACGTTCCACGGAGAAGCTCCGAGGCAGggcaccgccgccgccaacAAACTACTCACCGAGGAACGAACTAaaactgattga